The following coding sequences lie in one Microvirga sp. 17 mud 1-3 genomic window:
- a CDS encoding potassium transporter Kup encodes MPAIAQDHPDLPESAPIPTKTHGSGFWTLALGSLGVVYGDIGTSPLYALKESLSAAAAGGAPTREMVFGIVSLILWALIVIVSIKYVLFILRADNNGEGGTLTLMALAQRALGHNVFVITLLGMLGAALFYGDAIITPAISVLSAVEGLNLATPAFEPYVLPISLGILVALFAVQSRGTAKVAAWFGPIMVLWFVLLALGGLRHIADEPGILAALSPTYGIVFLATHGTAGLFALGAVFLAVTGAEALYADLGHFGRRPIQLAWLVFVLPCLALNYFGQGALILAAPEALENPFFLLYPAWSLLPMVGMATVATIIASQAVITGAFSLTQQAIQLGLLPRMEIRWTSEKERGQIYVPRVNWLLLAAVIFLVIIFRTSSALSHAYGLAVTGTMVVTTVMAFFVVRYFWRWSLAASVTVIVPFLVVDTIFLAANALKIPQGGWMPLVVGAALMVVMGTWRRGTRILFEKTRKIDVPLLDLVKMLEKSPPHRVKGTGVFLTSDPETAPSALLHNLKHNKVLHEQNVILTVTIQDAPRLEDGDRVGIEPIGESFWRATMAYGYMETPDIPHGLALLRKQGFKFDIMATSFFVSRRSLRPAVQGGMPLWQDKLFIGLAKSASDATDFFRIPTGRVLEVGTQVTV; translated from the coding sequence ATGCCGGCGATTGCGCAGGACCACCCGGACCTCCCCGAATCCGCCCCGATACCGACCAAAACGCACGGCTCCGGGTTCTGGACGCTCGCCCTTGGGTCCCTGGGGGTCGTCTATGGGGATATCGGGACGAGCCCCCTTTATGCCCTCAAGGAATCCCTCTCGGCCGCCGCAGCCGGCGGTGCGCCGACCCGCGAGATGGTGTTCGGCATCGTGTCCCTCATCCTTTGGGCGCTGATCGTCATCGTCTCCATCAAGTACGTGCTGTTCATCCTGCGCGCGGACAACAACGGCGAGGGCGGGACGCTCACCCTCATGGCGCTCGCCCAGCGCGCCCTGGGGCACAACGTGTTCGTCATCACCCTTCTCGGGATGCTGGGCGCGGCGCTGTTCTATGGCGACGCCATCATCACGCCGGCGATCTCCGTGCTCTCGGCCGTGGAAGGCCTGAACCTCGCAACACCCGCCTTCGAGCCCTACGTGCTGCCGATCAGCTTAGGGATCCTCGTCGCCCTCTTCGCCGTGCAGAGCCGCGGCACCGCAAAAGTCGCCGCCTGGTTCGGCCCGATCATGGTCCTGTGGTTCGTGCTCCTTGCCCTGGGAGGTCTGAGGCACATCGCCGACGAGCCGGGTATCCTGGCGGCGCTGAGCCCCACCTACGGAATCGTGTTTCTGGCCACCCACGGAACGGCGGGCCTTTTCGCCCTGGGCGCGGTCTTCCTGGCCGTGACGGGCGCGGAGGCGCTCTATGCGGATCTCGGCCATTTCGGCCGGCGCCCGATCCAGCTCGCCTGGCTGGTCTTCGTCCTGCCGTGCCTTGCCCTCAACTATTTCGGCCAGGGAGCCCTGATCCTGGCCGCTCCCGAGGCGCTCGAGAATCCCTTCTTCCTGCTCTATCCGGCGTGGTCGCTCCTGCCCATGGTCGGAATGGCGACGGTGGCGACCATCATCGCCAGCCAGGCGGTGATCACGGGCGCCTTTTCCCTGACCCAGCAGGCGATCCAGCTCGGCCTGCTGCCGCGGATGGAGATCCGCTGGACCTCCGAGAAGGAGCGCGGGCAGATCTATGTGCCGCGGGTGAACTGGCTGCTTCTCGCGGCCGTCATCTTCCTGGTGATCATCTTCCGGACGTCCAGCGCCCTCTCGCATGCCTATGGCCTTGCCGTAACGGGGACCATGGTGGTCACCACCGTGATGGCGTTCTTCGTGGTCCGGTACTTCTGGCGCTGGTCGCTTGCGGCCTCCGTGACGGTGATCGTGCCGTTCCTTGTCGTCGATACGATCTTCCTCGCGGCCAATGCCCTCAAGATCCCGCAGGGCGGCTGGATGCCCCTCGTGGTCGGGGCGGCGCTGATGGTGGTCATGGGAACCTGGCGGCGCGGCACCCGGATTCTGTTCGAGAAGACCCGCAAGATCGACGTGCCGCTCCTGGATCTCGTGAAGATGCTGGAGAAGAGCCCGCCCCATCGGGTGAAGGGAACGGGCGTGTTCCTGACGAGCGACCCGGAGACCGCGCCGTCCGCCCTCCTCCACAATCTCAAGCACAACAAGGTCCTGCACGAGCAGAACGTGATCCTGACCGTCACCATCCAGGATGCGCCGCGCCTGGAGGACGGGGACCGGGTCGGGATCGAGCCGATCGGCGAGTCCTTCTGGCGGGCGACAATGGCCTACGGCTACATGGAGACCCCCGACATTCCCCATGGGCTCGCACTCCTGCGCAAGCAGGGCTTCAAGTTCGACATCATGGCAACGTCGTTCTTCGTGTCGCGCCGGTCGCTCCGTCCGGCCGTCCAGGGAGGAATGCCGCTCTGGCAGGACAAGCTGTTCATCGGCCTGGCCAAATCCGCGAGCGACGCCACCGACTTCTTCCGCATCCCGACCGGGCGGGTTCTCGAGGTCGGGACGCAGGTGACGGTGTAA